A part of Brassica rapa cultivar Chiifu-401-42 chromosome A05, CAAS_Brap_v3.01, whole genome shotgun sequence genomic DNA contains:
- the LOC103867564 gene encoding uncharacterized protein LOC103867564 encodes MRMETPGSSSKMLGRDRFHGNADFGNEDNVCNQTGEVFSDEFLKDYSAQRKASKNVEKSHYGDFNRALGIQRVNSGVSDVADSPWMYQTASDVSLPVKLKLLCSFGGRILPRSGDGKLSYIGGETRIISTYKHVGLNELMQKTFAICNHPHTIKYQLPGEDLDALISVRSDEDLLHMIEEYQEAEEKAGSKRIRVFLVSLTENKNINQNTDIEHYQYLSALNGFVDVSPQKSLSGKSQATTQFGTASDYSPPLSHRDSPTSSHYMHGIQIPYDLPSPSSAHKRSNTDTSYFVNPYGVYDNNFPFMVAPNFPQQNPFLFETNHPERNFHRSPSGNVFPHPQTGPAYTGSGKLMLKNVVSDPQLHDKSQIDNRFEAVTKPPWQMVREKSPSLAMSFGSEIWEESDFSFKNPQLVNNETQLTTEVNKWMNHEDPSSFDLASKQLGVSESSNSFSQSYHRVVRIASIGSQDSGSSVFSLSTNTNENLADCLVRKENLDVLPCTQISSNDLYRKNLLGERVLVEDVTNDTTIVPHVHIKTDDNNYYTREGENTSVCSESRVEEKYGKGNITDDAVGEAGICNVQIIKNTDLEDLHELGSGTFGTVYYGKWRGTDVAIKRIKNSCFSGRSSEQERQTKDFWREARILANLHHPNVVAFYGVVPKGPGESMATVTEFMVNGSLRHALHRKDRSLDRRKKLMITLDAAFGMEYLHLKNIVHFDLKCDNLLVNLRDTQRPICKVGDFGLSRIKRNTLVSGGVRGTLPWMAPELLNGSSNRVSEKVDVFSFGIAMWEILTGQEPYADMHCGAIIGGIVNNTLRPSVPEKCDQMWRELMEQCWSFDPAIRPSFTEIIDRLRLMSAALQPKRRTQTTSR; translated from the exons ATGAGAATGGAGACTCCAGGAAGCTCAAGTAAGATGTTAGGTAGAGATAGGTTCCACGGTAATGCAGATTTTGGTAATGAAGATAATGTTTGCAATCAGACAGGGGAGGTGTTTTCAGATGAGTTCTTGAAGGATTATAGTGCTCAAAGAAAAGCTAGTAAAAATGTTGAAAAGAGTCATTATGGGGATTTCAATCGAGCCCTTGGGATCCAGAGAGTTAATTCCGGAGTTTCAGATGTTGCTGACTCGCCTTGGATGTACCAAACAGCATCAGATGTTTCATTACCTGTAAAATTGAAGCTTCTATGCAGTTTTGGGGGAAGGATCTTACCGCGGTCTGGTGATGGGAAGCTTAGCTACATTGGAGGCGAGACTCGGATAATATCGACGTATAAGCATGTTGGTTTGAATGAGTTGATGCAAAAGACATTTGCTATATGCAACCATCCTCATACAATCAAGTACCAATTACCAGGAGAAGATCTTGATGCACTAATCTCCGTCCGCTCGGATGAAGATCTTCTTCATATGATTGAAGAgtatcaagaagctgaagagaaGGCTGGTTCCAAGAGGATAAGAGTGTTTCTTGTGTCTTTAACTGAGAACAAGAACATAAACCAAAACACAGATATTGAACATTATCAATATCTATCAGCTCTTAATGGTTTTGTGGATGTGAGTCCTCAAAAGAGTTTAAGTGGGAAAAGTCAAGCAACAACACAATTTGGAACTGCTTCAGATTATAGCCCTCCCTTAAGTCATAGAGACTCTCCTACTTCTAGTCATTACATGCATGGGATTCAGATACCATATGACCTCCCATCTCCCTCATCAGCACACAAGAGATCCAATACCGACACTTCTTACTTCGTTAATCCATATGGAGTCTATGATAATAACTTCCCGTTCATGGTTGCTCCAAACTTTCCACAGCAGAATCCTTTCTTGTTTGAGACGAACCATCCTGAGAGGAACTTCCACAGGAGCCCCAGTGGGAATGTTTTTCCTCATCCTCAAACCGGTCCAGCCTATACTGGGTCTGGGAAACTTATGCTAAAAAACGTTGTTTCTGATCCACAGTTGCATGATAAGAGCCAAATAGACAACCGGTTTGAAGCAGTCACCAAACCTCCATGGCAAATGGTGAGAGAGAAGTCACCTTCTTTAGCTATGTCTTTTGGTTCAGAGATATGGGAAGAGAGTGACTTCTCATTCAAGAATCCACAACTAGTAAACAACGAGACTCAACTCACCACAGAAGTTAACAAATGGATGAACCATGAGGATCCTAGCTCCTTTGATCTTGCTTCAAAACAACTTGGAGTTAGTGAATCTAGTAACTCCTTCAGTCAAAGTTACCATAGAGTTGTCAGGATTGCTTCAATCGGTTCACAAGACTCAGGAAGTTCTGTGTTCTCTTTATCCACCAATACCAACGAGAATCTTGCTGATTGTTTGGTTAGAAAAGAAAATCTTGATGTACTCCCATGTACACAGATATCATCTAATGATCTTTACAGAAAGAATCTGCTCGGTGAAAGGGTCCTAGTTGAGGATGTTACAAACGATACTACTATTGTTCCTCATGTACATATTAAAACAGATGATAATAACTACTATACAAGAGAAGGAGAGAATACAAGTGTTTGTTCCGAATCTAGAGTAGAG GAAAAATATGGTAAAGGAAACATTACTGATGATGCAGTGGGAGAAGCTGGAATCTGTAACGTACAG ATTATAAAGAATACAGATCTTGAGGACTTACATGAGCTAGGATCTGGAACATTTGGAACTGTTTATTATGGGAAGTGGAGAGGGACCGATGTTGCTATCAAGAGGATAAAGAATAGCTGCTTCTCTGGTCGATCATCAGAGCAAGAACGACAG ACGAAAGATTTCTGGAGAGAAGCTAGGATCTTGGCGAATCTCCACCATCCAAATGTGGTGGCCTTTTATGGGGTTGTACCAAAAGGACCTGGTGAAAGTATGGCGACTGTGACTGAGTTTATGGTTAATGGATCTTTGAGACATGCCTTGCACAGAAAAGATAG GTCGCTTGATAGGCGCAAGAAGCTGATGATAACGCTAGATGCTGCATTTGGCATGGAGTATTTACATTTGAAGAACATAGTTCATTTTGACCTAAAATGCGATAACTTGCTTGTTAACTTGAGAGATACGCAACGACCAATATGCAAG GTTGGTGACTTTGGATTGTCAAGAATAAAACGGAACACGCTGGTCTCTGGTGGAGTTAGAGGAACACTTCCATGGATGGCACCTGAGCTGTTAAATGGAAGCAGCAACCGCGTCTCTGAGAAG GTAGATGTTTTCTCATTTGGTATCGCCATGTGGGAGATATTAACAGGCCAAGAGCCTTACGCAGATATGCACTGCGGCGCCATAATAG GTGGGATTGTGAACAATACGTTGAGACCTTCGGTGCCGGAGAAATGTGATCAGATGTGGAGAGAGTTGATGGAGCAATGCTGGTCGTTTGATCCGGCGATACGACCATCGTTCACGGAGATTATTGATCGGCTCCGGCTAATGTCAGCTGCCTTGCAACCCAAGCGACGAACCCAAACCACCAGCCGATGA
- the LOC103867566 gene encoding 3-ketoacyl-CoA thiolase 2, peroxisomal has product MEKAIERQRVLLEHLRPSSSSSHSFEGSLSASACLAGDSAAYQRTSLYGDDVVIVAAHRTALCKSKRGNFKDTYPDDLLAPVLRALIEKTNLNPSDVGDIVVGTVLAPGSQRASECRMSAFYAGFPETVPVRTVNRQCSSGLQAVADVAAAIKAGFYDIGIGAGLESMTTNPMAWEGSVNPAVKKFEQAQNCLLPMGVTSENVAQRFGVSRQDQDQAAVDSHRKAAAATAAGKFKDEIIPVKTKLVDPKTGDEKPITVSVDDGIRPTTTLATLGKLKPVFKKDGTTTAGNSSQVSDGAGAVLLMRRSVATQKGLPVLGVFRTFAAVGVDPAIMGVGPAVAIPAAVKAAGLELDDIDLFEINEAFASQFVYCRNKLGLDAEKINVNGGAMAIGHPLGATGARCVATLLHEMKRRGKDCRFGVVSMCIGTGMGAAAVFERGDGVDELRNARKVESHGLLSKDAR; this is encoded by the exons ATGGAGAAAGCAATCGAGAGACAAAGAGTTCTTCTTGAACATCTccgtccttcttcttcttcctctcacaGCTTTGAAGGCTCTCTCTCT GCTTCAGCTTGCTTGGCTGGGGACAGTGCTGCGTATCAGAGGACCTCTCTCTATGGAGATGATGTAGTCATTGTTGC GGCACATAGGACGGCACTATGCAAGTCGAAACGTGGCAATTTCAAGGATACTTATCCGGATGATCTTCTTGCACCTGTTTTGAGG GCATTAATAGAGAAGACGAATCTGAACCCAAGTGATGTTGGTGACATTGTTGTCGGTACTGTTCTGGCACCGGGATCTCAGAGGGCCAGCGAGTGCAGGATGTCTGCTTTCTACGCCGGTTTCCCTG AAACCGTTCCGGTTAGAACCGTGAATAGGCAGTGCTCTTCTGGGCTTCAGGCTGTTGCTGACGTTGCCGCCGCCATCAAAGCTGGATTTTATGATATTG GTATTGGGGCTGGATTGGAGTCCATGACTACTAATCCAATGGCATGGGAAGGGTCAGTCAACCCAGCG GTGAAGAAGTTTGAGCAAGCACAGAACTGTCTTCTCCCTATGGGTGTTACTTCAGAAAATGTGGCACAACGCTTTGGTGTCTCAAGGCAGGACCAAGATCAAGCTGCT GTTGACTCGCACAGAAAGGCAGCTGCTGCAACTGCTGCTGGTAAATTCAAGGATGAGATCATTCCTGTTAAAACCAAG CTTGTTGACCCAAAGACAGGAGATGAGAAACCCATTACAGTTTCTGTTGATGATGGGATCCGACCAACCACAACCCTTGCTACTCTTGGGAAGCTGAAGCCAGTGTTTAAAAAGGATGGCACCACAACAGCTG GAAACTCCAGCCAAGTAAGTGATGGTGCAGGAGCGGTTCTTCTCATGAGGAGAAGCGTTGCTACTCAGAAAGGACTTCCCGTTCTTGGTGTATTCAG GACATTTGCTGCAGTTGGTGTTGATCCAGCAATCATGGGTGTCGGTCCAGCAGTTGCCATTCCTGCTGCAGTTAAGGCTGCTGGTTTAGAACTCGATGACATCGACTTGTTTGAGATCAACGAG GCATTTGCATCTCAGTTTGTTTATTGCCGTAACAAGTTGGGACTTGACGCAGAGAAAATCAATGTCAACGGAGGCGCAATGGCCATAGGACATCCTTTGGGTGCTACAG GAGCACGTTGCGTTGCTACTTTGCTGCACGAGATGAAACGCCGAGGAAAAGACTGTCGATTTGGGGTAGTTTCAATGTGCATTG GGACGGGGATGGGTGCAGCGGCTGTGTTTGAGAGAGGAGATGGAGTTGATGAGCTTCGCAACGCAAGGAAAGTTGAATCGCATGGCCTTTTGTCCAAGGACGCTCGTTAG